From the genome of Spinacia oleracea cultivar Varoflay chromosome 2, BTI_SOV_V1, whole genome shotgun sequence, one region includes:
- the LOC130467515 gene encoding uncharacterized protein gives MVFAGFNFGFKFDFASGVKFVKAYNNKRQNQRYKKVLKLIQRACTTFLWTGSSIASRKALVAWDYLCLPKSSGGWKPTCMKTWNKAAIGKLLWNLAQKKDKAWVRWVHEYYIKGKNITLMNTPSQASWVVKKIFDSVKTLVGCPNGLSFLQSQSYSTRKVYSELRGYLPVTGYLNLVWSMTKLAAFATKRMKPFPTVFFSCEFSATIWNSVLYWFGVSRCSSSWHDELVFLQARFNKNTGLHQAYRMVLSISIYIIWRERNYRKFQKSYQDWQVLLKEIKVMAFTCSSLKQKVHLALP, from the exons ATGGTTTTTGCAGGTTTTAATTTCGGTTTTAAGTTCGACTTTGCATCTGGTGTCAAGTTCGTCAAGGCATACAATAACAAACGACAAAACCAACGATATAAG AAAGTTTTAAAGCTAATTCAGAGGGCATGCACTACTTTTCTGTGGACTGGCTCTTCTATTGCTTCCAGGAAAGCCTTGGTAGCCTGGGATTATTTGTGTTTACCGAAGTCTTCAGGTGGGTGGAAACCCACCTGTATGAAAACTTGGAACAAAGCGGCCATTGGCAAACTTCTTTGGAATTTGGCACAAAAGAAAGACAAGGCTTGGGTTCGATGGGTCCATGAATACTACATTAAGGGGAAAAATATCACTCTCATGAACACTCCTTCTCAAGCTTCATGGGTTGTGAAGAAAATCTTTGATTCTGTCAAGACACTAGTTGGTTGTCCTAATGGTCTTTCCTTCCTACAGAGTCAAAGCTACTCAACAAGGAAGGTTTATTCTGAGTTAAGAG GTTATCTACCTGTGACAGGTTACTTAAATTTGGTGTGGTCTATGACCAAACTTGCTGCCTTTGCAACAAAGAGAATGAAACCATTTCCCACCGTTTTTTTCTCTTGTGAGTTTTCTGCAACAATTTGGAATTCTGTGCTGTATTGGTTTGGTGTTAGCAGATGCTCCAGCTCTTGGCATGATGAATTGGTTTTTTTGCAAGCCCGGTTTAACAAGAATACAGGTTTGCATCAAGCTTACAGAATGGTGTTGAGCATCTCTATTTATATCATTTGGAGAGAACGAAATTATAGGAAATTCCAGAAGTCTTATCAAGATTGGCAGGTTCTTTTGAAGGAAATTAAGGTTATGGCTTTCACTTGTAGCTCTCTGAAGCAGAAAGTTCATTTAGCTTTACCGTAG